The Pectobacterium sp. A5351 genome contains the following window.
ACGAACCTCAGGTACAATGCTGCATACTCCATCAATATGCTCTTTCTCCATAACCAGAATGAGATCATATTGCCTACATAGCGCTGAAGTCAGTTGCTGTGCCTCATGCCCATCCAGAGAAAGATTGTGCTGGTTTGCAACATTGTTGGCTGTCTCATCTGCAGGTTTCCCTACTAGGGCACCTAATCCTGCAGACGCAATTTTCTTTGTAGGCAATGCCTGCTTTAGTAAACGCTCCCCTGTCGGGGAGCGGCAAATATTACCTACGCAAACTACAAGTATTGAATCAAACATAATTATCTCTATGGCCAGGTGCGAACACGCAAGCTACCTTCACTAAGATCATTAAAGGCGGAGATGGTCGGTGCAAGCTGCGAAATCAAACGGTTCCAACGAACAATTGGCGCAGTGGTGACATAAAC
Protein-coding sequences here:
- a CDS encoding arsenate reductase/protein-tyrosine-phosphatase family protein, whose translation is MFDSILVVCVGNICRSPTGERLLKQALPTKKIASAGLGALVGKPADETANNVANQHNLSLDGHEAQQLTSALCRQYDLILVMEKEHIDGVCSIVPEVRGKTMLYGHWINQQEIADPYRKSREAFEFVYLQLEKSAQKWAQVLSR